GCTGTGTAACAAATTTAAAACCACATGATTCAAAAATATTCCTTTGCTTCTTAAACACCGTGTCCAATTAGAGACTTAAATTGGGAGGGAGGGCCAACCAGGCACTTTGAACCAAACTCTCATCAGCCCAGTGGTGACAAAAATTGGCACATTTTCCCCTAATAAAAATCCTAATAATTCGTCTAGAATACGATTTCAATAATGCAAGCCATGAATAGCGAAAAGGGATGGCAATAGACAAGAAGATGTGATGTTATGTACAAATAATTGAGCTAAGGGAGTCTACACAACATCACTAAACAAACTCAATAATGTTACAGCTGTTAAGAGAGCATGTGGACTTTCCTCTTCAAAACATATAGTGTATAGTTTTTTAAGCTAAATCTAAACTGATGCAATGTGAGATAAGAAGGTAGTGATTTCAGATAACTACAGCCCGATGAAGAATGTGGACGACACACTTATTCATACAGAAATAACAACTTCACGCATACTGAATCAAACAACAAACTTTGGGTCTAAAGTACACACTTAAGGGAACTTAAACAAGCAAATACACTTAAAACATTACTAAATTACCTCTAGAAGAACTCTTCAGTACACGACACACATTAGTTTGCAGACAAACTCCAATATCAAAGGGTCTTTTAAATAGACAAGATAAAGAACGTAGAGTATATTACGCAAATGTAAAAAAAACACCATGTCGTAATTAGATAAAGCATCTACCCATGCTAAGCTGTCCAAGACAACAACCAGCTACTGTTCAGCCTTTAAAAAGGATTCAAGTTTATGAGCTCTTCACCCGTTTGGTGTTTCCTCTCCTACTAGTAATGCTGGATGGATAGCTTTAGTCATGTGTAGATAGGCTAATTTCTGCTCCGACACTTTTCCATAGCCCTTGGGGCTGCACATATAAATGCACAAAAGTTAGCCATTGCACATATCAATCATATTAAATGCAGGAGTTAGCCATTGCATAGTTGCAAGCATTATGGAAAGATTAACTAGACTTCCATTAATCAGAGTAAACACATACTCATGGATATATAATAAGTTTATCTTTAGCCTGCACAAGAATCAGCAAATGGACGTGGATTACAGGGTAATGGAATTTATCTGGAAATTTGGTGGAAATATTACACAGGCCTAAATAACAAATTGCACATCAAAGAGTCATCATTCAGCTATAACTTGTGCAGCCCCATTCCCATTTTTTAGTGAAATTAAGCAGACTTTCCACTTTCTAGTTTCAAAGAGTAATCCCTGCATAGCAATACTCATTAATGTACAATCGCCTATTGCTCGTCGTTTTGGTTTTGGGAGTTTATTAACCATTCCCTCACAGATACAGGTCTGTCCTATAATGAGTGTGAAGCTTAACCCCCTCCCCCCCAGGGATGCCTAGCCTACCTTCATTACCTGAACCTTTCTATTGACGCGTAACAAATAAGTAAAATGAGGATAATCAAGACAAAAATAGAACACAAAAACACCTTGTAAATAAGACCACCACAGAAGTGAATTGCGAAGGAGTAGACTTTGTGCATGTGTTCTGACATTCAATCATTTTAGTTGAAATATCAACCTAAGCTGAACTGTACACTTCATCCACTATTACTAACCGCCTCTTTGCAAGAAGCGAGTTTTACAATTTTAGGAAGAAAGAGAACTTGTAACAATTTAACAGATCTATACCTTAACCCCTACCTTTGTGAGGTAGAGAGGCTCAGAGAACATTCATAATATATAGCTTGGATGGAAACAATTCTAAACAAGCATTTCATTACCTCTAGTTATTTCTTCTGTAATATCTTTATATATCAAACTGCCTAGGTACGTTTTGTTTTAATACATAGAACGTCATAAAGGTTCAGGGAAATCATACAGAATTCAAAATGTCGAAACCTGATAATTTTGTGTTGCAGTTTGTATATTTCTACTTTAATCACCAAGTGGTTATGCATGTCAAAATACAATAACGGAGGTATAAACCCCAAGAACGAGGAGGAAATAGGGTGTTTTCTATTACGTTTTGATAGTGAGGAGGAAGTGGTCTAAGAATTCACAGTGGGCTCGACAAGAGATACTCACCTAGGCCAATAGCATCTGAACCTTTCATGATTCTCAGCCTCTTGCAGGTATCGATAAACATCCTGCAACATGACAAAATTAGGAAGTAAAAAGCATGGTCAATATCAAACAGAAATAACACTAAACAAGACAAGTACAAATAGTATTAATTGAAACTACTATACTAGAAATTGCAAAGAGCTAACTGTAAAACATACcacttttatttgtatatggtCCAACAGACAAGATTCAAGAAAACAATATGTTCAGGTCAATCGTTATTACAGTAGACCAACAGAATAAACCTTGAAAAAGAACCAAAAAGGAGGGCGATAAAATGACAGAAATAGAGAGCGGGGACTAACTCTGAGTTCATATATACAGAATTAAGCTGGGGGAAACTTGCAGAATCATGTTCTGCATCATTAGAGTACTCTTTTCTCGACTGTAAGAGCAATATTTAACAGTTACACTGAAAATTACATAGAACGGAAGCACGGATAATCACATGGGCTATGATGTTTTTTCCCAAAGCAGCTATCGTAGTGCAATTGTTATTCAACTCATACAATCAATATCTTTGAATCCTAATTGGGTGTTAAACCCGCAATGACACTGAATATTTGAGTTACTTCTATAATCCCTTTAATCCATTAGTGTTATCAAGACATCATATTAGTATTGGTTTTCTTATTACATGcttgaaagagaaaataatagTCCATAACTGAAGGCAGCACAAATTCTCAATTGTCGAAAATAGTGTGTACTAGCTTCACTATGGCAAATCTTTTCATACCTAGCACTATTTTCTAAAGAGGAACACATACATAATGAGCCTCAAAGTTTTCTGCAATGACAAGTAGTAATGATACACCCTAAAGGTCCTTGTTGATTATTAATCAAACTACATTGCAATCAATCGCCTATAAATCATTAACAATCAAAAGAGATCTTCCTTGTAATATAGGCCAACCCTGCCTGCACATCTCTATGGATATGATATAATCTTTTTACAAAGAATTGGTGGAGAAAAGGAGAAAAGGCACAAATGTGGTTCATTTTTTACCATTCAGCTATCTACTGGGGTCAAGTAAAACTTATGAATATCATAACAAGGTGGGGGTTTTCAACTCAGAGTACTTATTTTTCAAGTTTGAGATTTCCTCACCAATTTAGGAATTAATGGACCATCATTGCTAACTAAGCTTCCAGTTACTCAAAAACTTATTTAACTTCCGTAAGGTGAGGTTTGTCTagtctaattctattcatgtaCCTGGAGATGTGTTGTAtactatgttgctcggactcttcaaaagtGTCAGCGGGTGTAGCGGgtgtgtcggattctccaaaagtagtgtattttcAGAGAATCCAAAAGTGTTGTAACTTATACAAAACTGTGCTAAAagggaagaaaagaaaaaggagttgAATTAGCATGAGCTTACTCCCAAGGGACATCACCGACAAGCATCCAGTCCCCATCCTTATCTTCGTAAGTGAGTACATATTCAGATCCATGAAGTAAATCCTTCAATTTGCTCTCGCTTAACATATCCTTCCCAGGAGTTCCATGAGATCCATATTGACCTGTCATAACAGGGATGCAGCAGTAACTAGGacaatgaataaatattgtaaacaCGAATCTTACTGTTTTATGAACTAAAAGGCCTCAAAATAGCTTACCAATAGTGAAACAACTGAACATCGTTTCAAGACCAGAAGAGAGCTCCTGGTATGCAGAATAGGTTCTGAGGTCCACCTTCCTTAAATAAGGAGCACCATCCATGCTGACCTTAATGAAAAGAGCTGGTGATCCAGCTTTTCCATCCACCTCTTCGTTGTTCTTTGAGGCAGAAGCTAACGTGTTCTTTCTAAAAGATCGAATGGGTGGCCAACCCACAACCTGTGCCCTGAAATTAAACAAAGATCACAGATTAGACATTTTGTATAATCAAATCCACATAACTCACTTCTTACTCCTATAGGGAAATACTCACTTGGTAGCAGGAGCACCACTGCCAGCGCGGTTTGAAGCCTCATTCACAGCAGAAGGCCTCTCTGGAACTGTACTCTTAGTATTTGCATCTTTCATTTTCGGTGGTTGCACACGTGAGGTCTCCTTTGTATCATCTGCTTTCACACCTGAGTTTGACAGAAATTTTCCCTGTAGGATAGATTTAGTAACTTCAGTTACAGCTATACCATAAAATGAGTACCCTTAGTAAAGACATGATTGTTCACCTCTGAGAATCCATCCATAGCATCCGAAAATCCTCTTTTGTTGCCAGTAACTACTGTTTTCTGTGATACCGAGAAAGCAGTATCTTTAGCAGGGTGCAAGGGAAATAGCAGCTTCTCATCAACCTTTGTCGAGCCCAAAGGGCAAGGCTCTGTGCCCCTTTCGGGAGACTGGGATCCAGGGAGACCGAGTCTGAGCTCGGTTGCCTTGAGATTTAATCCACAGCCATTATTGTCCTCTGATGAGGTGGAAATATTACAGCTGTCCACAGACGAACAATCAGAAAGCCCCATATAGTTTCGCTCTTTAAGAGTTGATCCTTTTTTGCATATGCTTGCTAAAGAGGTGGAAGAAGCCAGTAGAGTTACATTACTCTGGCCTCCCTCCTCCCCAACACCAAGGAGTGGAGGAGACATCACAATTACAAATCACTCTAATGATTCTGCACTGCtcatttcaagaaaaggaaataaaattattaccATAGTGTTATAACATCTACTCTACGCAGGCTTGGACAAACAGGATTAGTATGTTCTACAATCCTGGGAATTAAAGTACTAAGGTTTGTCATATAGATGATTTCTCAAACATTTACTCAACTAATAGGTTATTATCTCGAaaagtcaattttctttgatGAAAAAGATTGGAATCAAGAAAACGGACGAGTTTCTGAGATAATAACTCAAACTATTAGTTGAGTGGCCATATGAGAAATCAACCCTAAGCAAAATACATAGCAAGGTAGCAAGGTAaacttttctttgttttgaggttaaATAATTAGCAAGGTAATAAGCAAATACAAACATTAATGTAGCagcaggaaaaaaaaagaaaaattgagggaaaaaaaaTCCTCTCTTAAAGCAGACACTTTTGCCCAGAAAAATTCAGCAGAAGAGAAAAGGAAAGATCATCACCTTTTCAAAAGGAATATTCCCCATTTCAAAAGGAAACACtagaaataaaattaaacaagaaCCAAAAACTAAACCTTACCCAAATACCTCAAAGATTAAATCTTGAATACAAATACACACACACCCAAAGACCCCCctctctccccccccccccccaaaaaaagtaGCTGTTTCCTTCACTCCAATAAGTAAAAAAGTTCCCCAAGAAAAACTTCATTTTACAAGTTACAACAAGTATATGCAGCTCAAACAAGGAAAACAGCTGATTTTCAAgacaaaaatcaaaacaaaaaaccACTCAGTAGATCTACAAAATCGCATGAAACAGAGTATAGATCACCCCCAAAACCACAAACTTCAcctaaaaacaaaaacaagaaaatttcaagaacaTGCAAAGAAGAAAGAAACCAAAAGTCAAAATTTCAAGAAGGAAAAAACCAAGATTAGAAGAAAAagatgaatttttattttacctgTGTAACCAAACTTGTGAATTTGATCTTCTTAGAGAAAACCCAAATAGAAAAAAAGATGAAGCAGCAACAGCGGCAAtaactgaagaagaagaagatgatgatggTGGAGTAGTGAGGCTTTTTTAGCTTgcagagagaaagagagaaaaataaaaactaaggaCCCTCCATTTGGCAGACGGTAACAAAAGCTTATTTGCTGTCCTATGTGAAACTCTATGctcattttaaaattaacaaaAAGTACTTACCAAAAAGATAAAAGGAAAGTAAAAaagacattttttaaaaaaagaagggatTTGATTCGCAGAGTAAATTATTCTGacattataatttttgaattaatatatttatctgAGAAATGAATAATATAGCATCAAGTTTAATGAGATATCAtggaatatttaaaaataaatttggattttataagttattggataaaaaacaaaaatttaactttaattttaattttgaaatatctCACCCTATCTTATAAACCAAAAAAACCCTAAATACTTGGCCATAAAGGGATGTTTACATAAAATTatgtacaaaaaatatatagtttagttatttaattatgtaaaaACACATGctaattagtattttttttctattatgcgaaatttctattatttatatgtagtccaaattaaatagtttttttagataattaaaaagatattattttatttaaaaaattatccatGTTTCGATaagttttatttatattattaactaAATGTTGTTTAATTaagaatatatttaaaaaacatCTTTTACTTTATACGATGAGCAGTTATTTAAGGGGTGTACCGAGTTAAAAGCATCGTATTGTATGGCTaattgttaagttttaaaaatatggatataaacatatataatgcataatcaaATATAATCTTAGGTCTCGAGTTCGATTCTTGGGTAGAAAGTAAATCATGTTGGGAGCATCACACACGAATGAACCTAGTGCAATCGTGATTTAGTCGGAGCTTCAATGCGAGCTTTAGATACTGTGTGagaaactaaaaaataataatttacatGGTACAAATAATCTCTTCACGACGAGCATGAGccttttttacaaaattttaaatgatgagtatttttattttttataaaatataaatttataagtcaaattttacATTTAAAAACCAAAATCACAATTTGAAACACCAAATCATGCttttgaagaatttgaaatatGAAATTACGATCTCTAATCGCATGTTCAAATGCGTatgtaaaatcataattttgtaGCGCATATTCAAACGTCTACTTGTGTAAACATCATGCATAAATAAGCTTAGATAAGgttattttatacatatattgatacaaaatttgaactttatgaatttaaaaaattattaaatttattgaCCATTTAAGTTTTTGGGCTgcattgatatatatataataaaatttaaaacacatctaaactaATTCTTCTTGGTATGCATTTGGCCCCCATTTTTTTTTAGGAGagggaaaaaagagaaaaaaaacgttTTCTATTTTCATAATAATACCTTTAAAAGTCAAATTTTCATTAAGTATGGAAAAgtttaaacataaaaatactTTGCTGGGTTTTTGGATGGTTTAAAAAGCGTAAAATTTGGATAATCATAAAGATATAGTTGTCGTTTCGAGAGATTAGAATAGAAAAAGATGCATTGATTGAGGATAAACATtcttttaaatgatatttttgtgaTTATTTGTTGGAAACAAGAGAAGATAATGTTTAGTAAGTTTTAGttaaatttttccaaaaatagaATAATGTAACATCCACACTTTTTATATGAATTTAGCACCTCTAACTTgcactattgaaaatggtataaTCAGACCATGTTTTGTCAGTTTGcatatattcaaaaaataaaataaataaaaaatttaaattatattttaacacAACGTGATCTTTAATTAACCATCATTATATATCATCGAATCATAGGAAGgaaacaaaaaagagaaaggatGTACATTTAATTTGCTTGGTATTTTTCGGaaataaaagaacaagaaaGGATGTACATTAAATTTTCGTGGTATTTTCAAAAGTAGTCGAAAGTCTATTAAAAATAATCTATTATGTCTATTTTTTGtaagataaaaataagatttGCGTATAATTTACTGAGatgttcttattgttgttatttttttaaaaacaaaaaaaatatattgctACTGTTAATTG
This region of Solanum dulcamara chromosome 9, daSolDulc1.2, whole genome shotgun sequence genomic DNA includes:
- the LOC129902199 gene encoding auxin-responsive protein IAA8-like; its protein translation is MSPPLLGVGEEGGQSNVTLLASSTSLASICKKGSTLKERNYMGLSDCSSVDSCNISTSSEDNNGCGLNLKATELRLGLPGSQSPERGTEPCPLGSTKVDEKLLFPLHPAKDTAFSVSQKTVVTGNKRGFSDAMDGFSEGKFLSNSGVKADDTKETSRVQPPKMKDANTKSTVPERPSAVNEASNRAGSGAPATKAQVVGWPPIRSFRKNTLASASKNNEEVDGKAGSPALFIKVSMDGAPYLRKVDLRTYSAYQELSSGLETMFSCFTIGQYGSHGTPGKDMLSESKLKDLLHGSEYVLTYEDKDGDWMLVGDVPWEMFIDTCKRLRIMKGSDAIGLAPRAMEKCRSRN